A window from Esox lucius isolate fEsoLuc1 chromosome 16, fEsoLuc1.pri, whole genome shotgun sequence encodes these proteins:
- the adarb1b gene encoding double-stranded RNA-specific editase 1 isoform X1, translating into MALFSTAIGTQNLGSYYCLIRRRFKRRRKKRSERQGGAGARQPRSQQKLFTMDMDEEENMSSSSTDVKENRNLDNVSSKEGAAVVEQLPNGSGGGSRKRPLEEGNNGHTQSKFRAKKRKKTPGPVLPKNALMQLNEIKPGLQYKLLSQTGPVHAPVFVMTVEVNGQQFEGSGPTKKKAKLNAAEKALRSFVQFPNASEAHLAMGRTLTVNTDFTSDQADFPDMLFNGFETPAPPEDSFYLGSNGSGSLNSLGEYPMPSTPGANLAQALLPPPSSFTSPSSGKNPVMILNELRPGLKYDFVSESGESHAKNFVMQVSVDSQQFEGSGRNKKLAKARAAQAALSALFNMQLDQTPSRQPIPREGLQLHLPQVLADAVSRLVVDKFSELTDNFTSPHARRKVLAGVVMTTGTDVKEAQVICVSTGTKCINGEYMSDRGLALNDCHAEIIARRSLIRYLYSQLEHFLSNNKEEHQKSIFVRCDKRGYRLKDNVQFHLYISTSPCGDARIFSPHEAGMEDQGDRHPNRKARGQLRTKIESGEGTIPVRSSNTIQTWDGVLQGERLLTMSCSDKIARWNVLGIQGSLMSYFMEPIYFSSIILGSLYHADHLSRAMYQRIADIEDLPQQFSLNRPLLSGISNAEARQPGKAPNFSVNWAIGDQALEVINATTGKDEMGRASRLCKHALYSRWVRLHSKLSSTLRIKVSKPSSYHDAKQAALEYHNAKTTLIKVFHKSGLGAWVKKPIEQDQFSLNS; encoded by the exons GTGGAGCCGGCGCTCGGCAGCCCCGGTCCCAACAGAAGCTCTTCACCATGGACATGGACGAAGAGGAGAATATGA GTTCGAGCAGCACCGACGTAAAGGAAAACCGTAACCTGGACAACGTCTCCTCCAAAGAGGGGGCAGCTGTGGTCGAGCAGCTCCCCAACGGCAGTGGTGGGGGGAGTAGGAAGCGTCCCCTAGAGGAGGGGAACAATGGACACACACAATCCAAGTTCCGGGCCAAGAAGCGTAAGAAAACGCCAGGCCCGGTTCTACCCAAGAATGCCCTCATGCAGCTGAATGAGATAAAGCCGGGGCTGCAGTACAAGCTGCTGTCTCAGACCGGTCCGGTCCATGCTCCTGTGTTTGTCATGACAGTTGAGGTCAACGGGCAGCAGTTTGAGGGCTCAGGCCCCACCAAGAAAAAGGCCAAGCTGAATGCGGCTGAGAAGGCCCTGCGCTCCTTTGTCCAGTTTCCCAATGCCTCCGAGGCACACCTCGCAATGGGCCGTACGCTGACCGTCAACACAGACTTTACGTCCGACCAGGCCGATTTCCCGGACATGCTCTTCAATGGTTTTGAAAcacctgcaccgcctgaggacTCTTTTTATCTGGGCTCCAATGGCAGCGGTTCTTTGAACTCACTGGGAGAGTACCCCATGCCCTCAACGCCAGGTGCTAACCTTGCCCAGGCCCTGttgcctcctccctcctctttcaccTCACCCTCTAGTGGGAAGAACCCAGTCATGATCCTCAATGAGCTGAGGCCAGGTCTCAAGTATGACTTTGTGTCAGAGAGCGGCGAGAGCCACGCCAAGAACTTTGTGATGCAGGTGTCTGTGGACTCGCAGCAGTTTGAGGGCTCCGGACGAAACAAGAAGCTGGCCAAGGCCCGGGCCGCCCAGGCAGCTCTCTCAGCTCTTTTCAACATGCAGCTGGACCAGACACCATCCCGACAGCCCATCCCCAGAGAGGGACTGCAGCTCCACCTACCCCAG GTCCTTGCCGACGCTGTCTCCCGCCTGGTGGTGGACAAGTTCAGCGAGCTGACGGACAACTTCACCTCCCCCCACGCACGGCGGAAAGTCCTGGCGGGGGTCGTCATGACAACAG GCACTGACGTGAAAGAGGCCCAGGTCATCTGCGTCTCCACGGGCACCAAGTGCATCAATGGCGAGTACATGAGTGACCGCGGACTGGCGCTCAACGATTGCCACGCGGAGATCATCGCCCGCCGCTCACTGATCCGCTACCTCTACTCACAGCTGGAACACTTCCTCAG CAACAACAAGGAAGAGCACCAGAAGTCCATATTCGTGCGCTGTGACAAGCGTGGCTACCGGCTAAAGGACAACGTCCAGTTCCATCTCTACATCAGCACCTCGCCCTGCGGAGACGCGCGCATCTTCTCGCCACACGAGGCCGGCATGGAAG ACCAAGGGGACCGACACCCCAACCGTAAGGCACGGGGCCAGCTGAGGACCAAGATAGAGTCTGGGGAAGGGACCATCCCTGTGAGGTCCAGCAACACCATCCAGACCTGGGACGGGGTGCTGCAGGGCGAGCGGCTCCTCACCATGTCCTGCAGCGACAAGATTGCCAG ATGGAACGTGCTGGGCATCCAGGGCTCTCTGATGAGCTACTTCATGGAGCCCATCTACTTCTCCAGCATCATCCTGGGCAGCCTGTACCATGCCGACCACCTGTCCCGGGCCATGTATCAACGCATCGCAGACATCGAGGACCTACCCCAGCAGTTCAGCCTCAACAGGCCTCTACTGAGTG GAATCAGCAACGCGGAGGCGAGGCAGCCGGGAAAGGCGCCCAACTTCAGCGTGAACTGGGCAATTGGAGACCAGGCACTGGAGGTCATTAACGCCACCACGGGCAAAGACGAGATGGGGCGCGCCTCCCGTCTCTGCAAGCACGCCCTCTACAGCCGCTGGGTTCGCCTCCACTCCAAG CTGTCATCCACACTGAGGATCAAGGTGTCCAAGCCCAGCTCGTACCATGACGCCAAGCAGGCGGCGCTGGAGTACCATAACGCCAAGACGACGCTCATCAAGGTCTTCCACAAGTCCGGCCTGGGGGCCTGGGTGAAGAAGCCCATCGAGCAGGACCAGTTTTCCCTTAACTCCTGA
- the adarb1b gene encoding double-stranded RNA-specific editase 1 isoform X2, whose translation MDMDEEENMSSSSTDVKENRNLDNVSSKEGAAVVEQLPNGSGGGSRKRPLEEGNNGHTQSKFRAKKRKKTPGPVLPKNALMQLNEIKPGLQYKLLSQTGPVHAPVFVMTVEVNGQQFEGSGPTKKKAKLNAAEKALRSFVQFPNASEAHLAMGRTLTVNTDFTSDQADFPDMLFNGFETPAPPEDSFYLGSNGSGSLNSLGEYPMPSTPGANLAQALLPPPSSFTSPSSGKNPVMILNELRPGLKYDFVSESGESHAKNFVMQVSVDSQQFEGSGRNKKLAKARAAQAALSALFNMQLDQTPSRQPIPREGLQLHLPQVLADAVSRLVVDKFSELTDNFTSPHARRKVLAGVVMTTGTDVKEAQVICVSTGTKCINGEYMSDRGLALNDCHAEIIARRSLIRYLYSQLEHFLSNNKEEHQKSIFVRCDKRGYRLKDNVQFHLYISTSPCGDARIFSPHEAGMEDQGDRHPNRKARGQLRTKIESGEGTIPVRSSNTIQTWDGVLQGERLLTMSCSDKIARWNVLGIQGSLMSYFMEPIYFSSIILGSLYHADHLSRAMYQRIADIEDLPQQFSLNRPLLSGISNAEARQPGKAPNFSVNWAIGDQALEVINATTGKDEMGRASRLCKHALYSRWVRLHSKLSSTLRIKVSKPSSYHDAKQAALEYHNAKTTLIKVFHKSGLGAWVKKPIEQDQFSLNS comes from the exons ATGGACATGGACGAAGAGGAGAATATGA GTTCGAGCAGCACCGACGTAAAGGAAAACCGTAACCTGGACAACGTCTCCTCCAAAGAGGGGGCAGCTGTGGTCGAGCAGCTCCCCAACGGCAGTGGTGGGGGGAGTAGGAAGCGTCCCCTAGAGGAGGGGAACAATGGACACACACAATCCAAGTTCCGGGCCAAGAAGCGTAAGAAAACGCCAGGCCCGGTTCTACCCAAGAATGCCCTCATGCAGCTGAATGAGATAAAGCCGGGGCTGCAGTACAAGCTGCTGTCTCAGACCGGTCCGGTCCATGCTCCTGTGTTTGTCATGACAGTTGAGGTCAACGGGCAGCAGTTTGAGGGCTCAGGCCCCACCAAGAAAAAGGCCAAGCTGAATGCGGCTGAGAAGGCCCTGCGCTCCTTTGTCCAGTTTCCCAATGCCTCCGAGGCACACCTCGCAATGGGCCGTACGCTGACCGTCAACACAGACTTTACGTCCGACCAGGCCGATTTCCCGGACATGCTCTTCAATGGTTTTGAAAcacctgcaccgcctgaggacTCTTTTTATCTGGGCTCCAATGGCAGCGGTTCTTTGAACTCACTGGGAGAGTACCCCATGCCCTCAACGCCAGGTGCTAACCTTGCCCAGGCCCTGttgcctcctccctcctctttcaccTCACCCTCTAGTGGGAAGAACCCAGTCATGATCCTCAATGAGCTGAGGCCAGGTCTCAAGTATGACTTTGTGTCAGAGAGCGGCGAGAGCCACGCCAAGAACTTTGTGATGCAGGTGTCTGTGGACTCGCAGCAGTTTGAGGGCTCCGGACGAAACAAGAAGCTGGCCAAGGCCCGGGCCGCCCAGGCAGCTCTCTCAGCTCTTTTCAACATGCAGCTGGACCAGACACCATCCCGACAGCCCATCCCCAGAGAGGGACTGCAGCTCCACCTACCCCAG GTCCTTGCCGACGCTGTCTCCCGCCTGGTGGTGGACAAGTTCAGCGAGCTGACGGACAACTTCACCTCCCCCCACGCACGGCGGAAAGTCCTGGCGGGGGTCGTCATGACAACAG GCACTGACGTGAAAGAGGCCCAGGTCATCTGCGTCTCCACGGGCACCAAGTGCATCAATGGCGAGTACATGAGTGACCGCGGACTGGCGCTCAACGATTGCCACGCGGAGATCATCGCCCGCCGCTCACTGATCCGCTACCTCTACTCACAGCTGGAACACTTCCTCAG CAACAACAAGGAAGAGCACCAGAAGTCCATATTCGTGCGCTGTGACAAGCGTGGCTACCGGCTAAAGGACAACGTCCAGTTCCATCTCTACATCAGCACCTCGCCCTGCGGAGACGCGCGCATCTTCTCGCCACACGAGGCCGGCATGGAAG ACCAAGGGGACCGACACCCCAACCGTAAGGCACGGGGCCAGCTGAGGACCAAGATAGAGTCTGGGGAAGGGACCATCCCTGTGAGGTCCAGCAACACCATCCAGACCTGGGACGGGGTGCTGCAGGGCGAGCGGCTCCTCACCATGTCCTGCAGCGACAAGATTGCCAG ATGGAACGTGCTGGGCATCCAGGGCTCTCTGATGAGCTACTTCATGGAGCCCATCTACTTCTCCAGCATCATCCTGGGCAGCCTGTACCATGCCGACCACCTGTCCCGGGCCATGTATCAACGCATCGCAGACATCGAGGACCTACCCCAGCAGTTCAGCCTCAACAGGCCTCTACTGAGTG GAATCAGCAACGCGGAGGCGAGGCAGCCGGGAAAGGCGCCCAACTTCAGCGTGAACTGGGCAATTGGAGACCAGGCACTGGAGGTCATTAACGCCACCACGGGCAAAGACGAGATGGGGCGCGCCTCCCGTCTCTGCAAGCACGCCCTCTACAGCCGCTGGGTTCGCCTCCACTCCAAG CTGTCATCCACACTGAGGATCAAGGTGTCCAAGCCCAGCTCGTACCATGACGCCAAGCAGGCGGCGCTGGAGTACCATAACGCCAAGACGACGCTCATCAAGGTCTTCCACAAGTCCGGCCTGGGGGCCTGGGTGAAGAAGCCCATCGAGCAGGACCAGTTTTCCCTTAACTCCTGA